The following are encoded together in the Bos taurus isolate L1 Dominette 01449 registration number 42190680 breed Hereford chromosome 12, ARS-UCD2.0, whole genome shotgun sequence genome:
- the NUP58 gene encoding nucleoporin p58/p45 produces the protein MSTGFSFGSSTLGSSTVAAGGSSTGGGFSFGTGTSSNPTVGLNFGTLGSTATPATTSASGGFGTSLFGSKPATGFTLGGTTTGTAATTSASTIGFSLGFSKPAASATPFALPIASTSASSLTLSSALTSTPAASTGFTLNNLSGTAATTTTASTGLSLGGALTGLGGSLFQGTSTASSGLGQSALGLTLGTTAATSAAGNEGLGGIDFSSSSDKKSDKTGTRPEDSKALKDETLPAVICQDVDNLQKFVKEQKQVQEEISRMSSKAMLKVQEDIKALKQLLSLAASGLQRNTLNIDKLKIETAQELKNAEIALRTQKTPPGLQHENTAPADYFRILVQQFEVQLQQYRQQIEELENHLATQANNSHITPQDLSMAMQKIYQTFVALAAQLQSIHENVKVLKEQYLGYRKMFLGDAVDVFEARRAEAKKWQNAPRVTTGPTPFSNMPNAAAVAMAATLTQQQQPATGPQPSLGVSFGAPFGSGIGTGLQSSGLGSSNLGGFGASSGFGCSTTGASTFGFGTTNKPSGSLSAGFGSSSTSGFNFSNPGITASAGLTFGVSNPASAGFGTGGQLLQLKKPPAGNKRGKR, from the exons CAACCCTACTGTGGGGCTCAATTTTGGGACCCTTGGGAGCACCGCCACTCCAGCTACAACATCTGCTTCTGGTGGATTTGGAACCAGCCTCTTCGGATCTAAACCTGCCACGGGGTTCACTCTGGGAGGAACGACCACAG GAACGGCAGCCACGACATCTGCATCTACAATAGGCTTCAGTTTAGGCTTCAGCAAACCCGCAGCGTCCGCCACGCCCTTCGCGCTGCCCATCGCCTCTACCTCGGCCAGCAGTCTCACGCTCTCGTCTGCACTGACATCCACTCCTGCAG CATCCACAGGATTTACCCTGAATAACTTGAGTGGAACAGCAGCCACAACTACCACTGCCTCAACAGGCCTCTCTTTAGGGGGGGCCTTGACTGGTTTGGGAGGCTCACTTTTCCAAGGTACAAGCACAGCATCATCAG GACTTGGACAGAGTGCTTTAGGCCTGACTCTGGGAACTACAGCAGCTACTTCAGCTGCTGGCAATGAAGGCCTCGGAGGTATAGATTTTAGTAGCTCATCGGATAAGAAGA GTGATAAAACAGGAACAAGACCAGA GGACAGTAAAGCACTGAAGGATGAGACTCTGCCTGCTGTCATCTGCCAGGACGTCGACAACCTCCA gaaatttgtgaaggaacaaaaacaggtTCAAGAAGAAATTAGTAGAATGTCTTCAAAAGCAATGCTTAAAGTCCAGGAAGATATTAAAGCTCTGAAGCAGCTTTTGTCACTGGCTGCCAGTGGATTGCAGAGGAACACGCTCAATATTGACAAACTGAAAATAGAAACCGCTCAG GAGTTAAAAAATGCTGAAATAGCTTTAAGAACCCAGAAAACACCACCTGGATTGCAACATGAAAATACAGCTCCTGCTGA CTACTTCAGGATCCTGGTTCAGCAGTTTGAGGTGCAGCTCCAGCAGTACAGACAGCAGATTGAGGAGCTGGAGAACCATCTAGCCACCCAAGCGAACAATTCACACATCACCCCACAAG ATTTGTCAATGGCTATGCAGAAAATTTATCAAACATTTGTAGCTTTAGCTGCACAGCTTCAGTCTATTCATGAAAATGTGAAG GTGCTCAAAGAACAGTACCTTGGCTACAGGAAAATGTTCTTGGGAGATGCTGTGGATGTGTTTGAAGCCAGGCGAGCAGAAGCCAAGAAGTGGCAGAACGCACCCCGAGTCACTACTGGACCCACCCCCTTCAGCAACATGCCAAATGCAGCAGCCGTTGCCATGGCTGCAACTcttacacagcagcagcagcctgctaCAG GGCCACAGCCATCTCTGGGAGTTAGTTTTGGAGCGCCATTCGGCTCAGGTATTGGCACTGGCTTGCAGTCAAGTGGCCTAGGTTCTTCAAACCTTGGAG GCTTTGGAGCTAGCTCTGGTTTTGGATGCAGCACCACAGGGGCCTCCACATTTGGATTTGGAACAACAAATAAACCCTCAGGAAGTCTTAGTGCAG GCTTTGGCAGCTCAAGTACATCTGGGTTTAACTTCAGCAATCCTGGCATCACGGCATCAGCGGGTTTGACATTTGGGGTGTCCAATCCTGCCTCTGCAGGCTTTGGGACAGGAGGACAACTCCTTCAGTTGAAGAAACCTCCAGCtggaaacaaaagaggaaaaagataa
- the NUP58 gene encoding nucleoporin p58/p45 isoform X1 yields MSTGFSFGSSTLGSSTVAAGGSSTGGGFSFGTGTSSNPTVGLNFGTLGSTATPATTSASGGFGTSLFGSKPATGFTLGGTTTGTAATTSASTIGFSLGFSKPAASATPFALPIASTSASSLTLSSALTSTPAASTGFTLNNLSGTAATTTTASTGLSLGGALTGLGGSLFQGTSTASSGLGQSALGLTLGTTAATSAAGNEGLGGIDFSSSSDKKSDKTGTRPEDSKALKDETLPAVICQDVDNLQKFVKEQKQVQEEISRMSSKAMLKVQEDIKALKQLLSLAASGLQRNTLNIDKLKIETAQELKNAEIALRTQKTPPGLQHENTAPADYFRILVQQFEVQLQQYRQQIEELENHLATQANNSHITPQDLSMAMQKIYQTFVALAAQLQSIHENVKVLKEQYLGYRKMFLGDAVDVFEARRAEAKKWQNAPRVTTGPTPFSNMPNAAAVAMAATLTQQQQPATGPQPSLGVSFGAPFGSGIGTGLQSSGLGSSNLGGFGASSGFGCSTTGASTFGFGTTNKPSGSLSAGNKSQVLTGFRKPSMTEVNELGRKIQF; encoded by the exons CAACCCTACTGTGGGGCTCAATTTTGGGACCCTTGGGAGCACCGCCACTCCAGCTACAACATCTGCTTCTGGTGGATTTGGAACCAGCCTCTTCGGATCTAAACCTGCCACGGGGTTCACTCTGGGAGGAACGACCACAG GAACGGCAGCCACGACATCTGCATCTACAATAGGCTTCAGTTTAGGCTTCAGCAAACCCGCAGCGTCCGCCACGCCCTTCGCGCTGCCCATCGCCTCTACCTCGGCCAGCAGTCTCACGCTCTCGTCTGCACTGACATCCACTCCTGCAG CATCCACAGGATTTACCCTGAATAACTTGAGTGGAACAGCAGCCACAACTACCACTGCCTCAACAGGCCTCTCTTTAGGGGGGGCCTTGACTGGTTTGGGAGGCTCACTTTTCCAAGGTACAAGCACAGCATCATCAG GACTTGGACAGAGTGCTTTAGGCCTGACTCTGGGAACTACAGCAGCTACTTCAGCTGCTGGCAATGAAGGCCTCGGAGGTATAGATTTTAGTAGCTCATCGGATAAGAAGA GTGATAAAACAGGAACAAGACCAGA GGACAGTAAAGCACTGAAGGATGAGACTCTGCCTGCTGTCATCTGCCAGGACGTCGACAACCTCCA gaaatttgtgaaggaacaaaaacaggtTCAAGAAGAAATTAGTAGAATGTCTTCAAAAGCAATGCTTAAAGTCCAGGAAGATATTAAAGCTCTGAAGCAGCTTTTGTCACTGGCTGCCAGTGGATTGCAGAGGAACACGCTCAATATTGACAAACTGAAAATAGAAACCGCTCAG GAGTTAAAAAATGCTGAAATAGCTTTAAGAACCCAGAAAACACCACCTGGATTGCAACATGAAAATACAGCTCCTGCTGA CTACTTCAGGATCCTGGTTCAGCAGTTTGAGGTGCAGCTCCAGCAGTACAGACAGCAGATTGAGGAGCTGGAGAACCATCTAGCCACCCAAGCGAACAATTCACACATCACCCCACAAG ATTTGTCAATGGCTATGCAGAAAATTTATCAAACATTTGTAGCTTTAGCTGCACAGCTTCAGTCTATTCATGAAAATGTGAAG GTGCTCAAAGAACAGTACCTTGGCTACAGGAAAATGTTCTTGGGAGATGCTGTGGATGTGTTTGAAGCCAGGCGAGCAGAAGCCAAGAAGTGGCAGAACGCACCCCGAGTCACTACTGGACCCACCCCCTTCAGCAACATGCCAAATGCAGCAGCCGTTGCCATGGCTGCAACTcttacacagcagcagcagcctgctaCAG GGCCACAGCCATCTCTGGGAGTTAGTTTTGGAGCGCCATTCGGCTCAGGTATTGGCACTGGCTTGCAGTCAAGTGGCCTAGGTTCTTCAAACCTTGGAG GCTTTGGAGCTAGCTCTGGTTTTGGATGCAGCACCACAGGGGCCTCCACATTTGGATTTGGAACAACAAATAAACCCTCAGGAAGTCTTAGTGCAG gcAACAAATCACAGGTTTTAACTGGATTTCGAAAACCCAGTATGACAGAAGTCAATGAGCTAGGAAGAAAAATCCAGTTCTGA